In Athene noctua chromosome 7, bAthNoc1.hap1.1, whole genome shotgun sequence, the following proteins share a genomic window:
- the ACKR3 gene encoding atypical chemokine receptor 3, with translation MSALDLTSILDFLETANLTEINWTCNNGDCITVDATTCPGTLNKSALLYTLSFFYIFIFVIGLVANSVVVWVNLQAKMTGYETHLYIFNLAIADLCVVITLPVWVVSLIQHNQWHMGEVTCKITHLIFSINLYSSIFFLACMSVDRYLSVAYFTNSSNRKKKIIRRCICILVWLLAFSASLPDTYYLKTVSSNNETYCRPVYPEESFKEWLIGMELISVVLGFLIPFPIIALFYFLLAKTISASSDQERKSNGKIIFSYVVVFLVCWLPYHVAVLLDIFYSLHFIPFSCQMENFLYATLHITQCFSLVHCCVNPILYSFINRNYRYELMKAFIFKYSAKTGLTKLIDASRVSEAEYSALEQNAK, from the coding sequence ATGAGCGCACTTGACTTGACTTCCATCCTTGATTTCCTGGAAACAGCCAACTTGACAGAGATCAACTGGACGTGCAACAATGGTGACTGCATCACGGTTGATGCGACAACATGCCCTGGCACGCTCAACAAAAGTGCCCTGCTATACACCCTGTCCTTCTTCTACATTTTCATCTTTGTCATAGGGCTGGTGGCCAACTCGGTTGTGGTGTGGGTCAACCTCCAAGCCAAAATGACTGGCTATGAAACCCACCTCTACATTTTTAATTTGGCTATAGCCGATCTCTGCGTTGTCATCACCCTTCCGGTGTGGGTTGTCTCCCTCATCCAGCATAACCAGTGGCACATGGGAGAAGTCACGTGCAAGATAACTCACCTTATATTTTCCATCAACTTGTACAGCAGCATCTTCTTCCTGGCTTGCATGAGTGTGGACCGCTACCTCTCAGTTGCCTATTTCACCAATTCCAGCAATCGCAAGAAGAAGATAATCCGTCGCTGCATCTGCATCTTAGTGTGGCTTCTTGCCTTCTCCGCCTCTCTCCCAGACACCTATTATCTCAAGACCGTCTCTTCCAACAATGAAACCTACTGCCGCCCCGTCTATCCAGAGGAGAGCTTCAAAGAGTGGTTGATTGGCATGGAGCTCATCTCTGTTGTGCTGGGCTTTCTTATCCCTTTTCCCATCATCGctctcttttattttctccttgcgAAGACCATCTCTGCCTCCAGTGACCAAGAGAGGAAGAGCAACGGGAAGATCATTTTCTCCTACGTTGTTGTGTTTCTCGTCTGCTGGCTACCCTACCATGTAGCTGTCCTGCTTGACATCTTCTATAGCCTTCATTTCATACCTTTCAGTTGTCAGATGGAGAACTTCTTATATGCCACTCTTCACATCACTCAGTGTTTCTCTCTAGTCCATTGCTGCGTCAATCCCATCCTGTACAGCTTCATTAACCGCAACTACAGATACGAGCTCATGAAAGCCTTTATTTTCAAGTACTCTGCCAAAACTGGTCTCACTAAACTTATTGATGCTTCCAGGGTGTCGGAAGCAGAATACTCTGCTCTGGAGCAAAATGCCAAATGA